In a single window of the Elaeis guineensis isolate ETL-2024a chromosome 6, EG11, whole genome shotgun sequence genome:
- the LOC105035364 gene encoding uncharacterized protein — MARHDENVKTVVILEMEKEIVIKHGDCVWMALYVPSAPLPPIAVATVFVAIGSCALSPSVLLFAALKQRVGQVTAEAIAPNRDTITTFSQPCMLRFKSLPVRLMRTCLMGIPLLMGICTESQKITIEILRYKETSQRTEAIRVRLKPRAGTTDLPQVYAAEIFMNSQLPWGKELVYNWKWTFYVWTSLYMYIILLILWCGWFKPFSLIRHESFVVDQPSEGGEDMADTYKKDDEISDEMSKIIKRWRERRSKRKAPLPEMHLPDLIEGSASSNVRETTEVIEDCSDFEEASESSECGGGYACKSK, encoded by the exons ATGGCTCGACATGATGAGAATGTCAAGACGGTCGTCATTCTGGAGATGGAGAAAGAGATCGTCATAAAGCATGGTGACTGTGTCTGGATGGCACTGTATGTGCCGTCGGCTCCTCTGCCACCGATTGCTGTTGCTACTGTGTTTGTTGCTATTGGAAGCTGTGCACTATCTCCGTCAGTACTTTTATTTGCTGCATTAAAGCAGCGAGTTGG ACAGGTAACCGCAGAGGCTATTGCACCTAATCGAGACACTATAACAACATTTAGCCAACCATGCATGCTAAGGTTCAAAAGTCTGCCTGTTCGATTAATGCGGACATGTCTAATGGGAATCCCTCTTTTAATGGGGATATGCACTGAGAGTCAGAAAATAACCATAGAAATATTGAGATATAAGGAAACCAGTCAGAGAACTGAGGCTATTAGAGTGAGGTTAAAACCGAGGGCTGGGACAACTGATCTACCACAAGTATATGCAGCAGAGATCTTCATGAACTCTCAACTTCCATGGGGAAAAGAATTGGTATACAACTGGAAGTGGACGTTCTACGTGTGGACTTCACTTTACATGTACATTATACTTCTGATTCTCTGGTGCGGCTGGTTCAAACCATTCTCTCTTATAAGGCATGAAAGTTTTGTAGTGGACCAACCTTCCGAAGGTGGGGAGGATATGGCGGATACTTACAAAAAGGATGATGAGATCTCTGATGAAATGTCTAAAATCATAAAGAGATGGCGTGAGCGGAGGAGCAAGAGGAAGGCTCCATTACCAGAGATGCATTTGCCAGATCTTATTGAGGGTTCAGCTTCAAGTAATGTAAGAGAGACAACGGAAGTTATTGAGGATTGTAGTGACTTTGAAGAAGCCTCCGAATCTTCGGAATGTGGTGGTGGTTATGCGTGTAAAAGCAAATGA